A genomic window from Haladaptatus caseinilyticus includes:
- a CDS encoding C40 family peptidase, which produces MDDHQRARLALQCCRTRYAPDSRVTVFDVTVGSTTTGSERDQLVLGGSVATSELEAHACEAVQKATDGSVKSELSVLADERGEQTVTVSVAPVRGDASSDAEQVTQVLYGATVVTFDCHDEWVRVRTPDGYLGWIETGVLADPRMEGMDAVVTHEIAPDEVDHPIYAGTPCRIDGSDVVFRTGVRAERTGFESKSTLESDAAVRLPPDNPTDEDVVEIAQQFFGTEYDWGGMTTDGIDCSGLAWIAYRVNGITLPRDADQQRSMGETVSRDELLPGDLLFFPGHVAISLGGDEYIHAYGGDDAVVINSLDSDHDDYLADLDEKFELARRLI; this is translated from the coding sequence ATGGACGACCACCAGCGCGCGCGACTGGCGCTTCAATGCTGTCGGACGAGATATGCACCCGATTCGCGAGTCACCGTTTTCGACGTGACGGTCGGATCGACGACGACTGGCTCGGAACGAGATCAGCTCGTTCTCGGAGGTAGTGTCGCGACAAGTGAACTCGAAGCGCACGCCTGCGAGGCGGTCCAGAAAGCGACCGACGGATCGGTAAAGAGCGAGTTATCGGTGCTCGCGGACGAACGGGGCGAGCAAACGGTAACCGTCTCAGTCGCCCCCGTCCGCGGCGACGCGAGCAGTGACGCCGAACAGGTCACACAAGTGCTCTACGGTGCCACTGTCGTCACGTTCGACTGCCACGACGAGTGGGTTCGTGTCCGAACGCCGGACGGCTACCTCGGGTGGATCGAAACGGGTGTCCTCGCGGATCCTCGGATGGAGGGGATGGACGCCGTCGTCACCCACGAGATCGCGCCTGACGAGGTGGACCACCCGATTTACGCTGGTACCCCGTGTCGAATCGATGGTTCCGACGTCGTCTTTCGGACGGGAGTTCGCGCTGAACGGACTGGTTTCGAATCCAAATCGACGTTGGAATCCGATGCCGCAGTTCGTCTACCACCCGATAATCCGACCGACGAAGACGTCGTCGAAATCGCACAGCAGTTCTTCGGCACGGAGTACGACTGGGGAGGGATGACGACGGACGGCATCGACTGTTCGGGGTTAGCGTGGATAGCCTACCGAGTCAACGGCATCACCCTCCCACGAGATGCCGACCAACAGCGTTCGATGGGCGAGACTGTTTCGCGTGACGAACTCCTACCGGGCGACCTGCTCTTTTTCCCCGGTCACGTCGCTATCAGCCTCGGCGGTGACGAATATATTCACGCCTACGGTGGTGACGATGCAGTGGTCATCAACAGTCTCGACAGTGACCACGACGACTATCTCGCGGATTTGGACGAAAAGTTCGAACTCGCACGCCGACTCATTTGA
- a CDS encoding serine hydrolase, which yields MRPESPTVETRDELTDYVARYADETDGELGVFLGFPRGPDEFDVVCTRNARRAFRSASIVKLPVLYALYEQYDGRLDSLETSCPLDRNNRVGGSGILHLLDATPTIEDLARAMIATSDNAATNQLVDLLGMHTINDAATKLGMERTRLARKMMTTLEETDFGASGVPVPDGEPANTTAPLDCARYFADIAREATLSADAYERMCIPLSAQKDTSMVPRYLPYGTEIAHKTGWLPTAALDTGLLSVPDRENPLIFAVFADDVSHGADGADAIAEIGDAVFSWLK from the coding sequence ATGCGTCCGGAATCGCCGACCGTCGAAACCCGCGACGAATTGACCGACTACGTCGCCCGATACGCCGACGAAACCGACGGTGAACTCGGCGTCTTCCTCGGATTTCCCCGTGGCCCGGACGAGTTCGATGTCGTCTGCACCCGAAACGCCCGTCGAGCGTTTCGGAGCGCGAGTATCGTCAAACTCCCCGTTCTGTATGCGCTGTACGAGCAGTACGATGGACGACTCGACTCGCTCGAAACGTCGTGCCCGCTCGACCGAAACAATCGGGTCGGTGGAAGCGGCATTTTACACCTTCTCGATGCCACACCGACTATCGAAGACCTCGCTCGCGCGATGATCGCCACCAGCGATAACGCCGCGACGAACCAACTCGTCGATTTACTCGGAATGCACACGATAAACGATGCTGCAACGAAACTCGGAATGGAACGGACGCGACTCGCCCGCAAAATGATGACGACGCTCGAAGAGACGGATTTCGGGGCCTCCGGCGTTCCGGTGCCGGACGGTGAACCGGCGAACACTACGGCACCCCTCGATTGTGCTCGATATTTCGCCGACATCGCCCGTGAGGCGACCCTTTCCGCGGATGCCTACGAACGAATGTGCATCCCGCTTTCGGCCCAGAAGGACACGTCGATGGTGCCCAGATATCTACCCTACGGGACCGAAATCGCCCACAAAACGGGATGGCTTCCGACCGCCGCGCTCGACACCGGTCTGCTATCGGTTCCTGACCGGGAGAATCCGCTTATATTCGCCGTCTTCGCGGACGATGTTTCACATGGTGCGGATGGCGCGGACGCGATCGCGGAAATCGGCGACGCGGTATTTTCGTGGCTCAAATGA